TGCAGTTCCTCGCCGCCGCCGGCAATGATGATGTCCTGCGCGCCGTGGCGGATCAGGTCCGCCCCGGCGCCGATGCAGTGCGCGGAGGTCGCGCAGGCAGCGGAGATCGAATAGCTCAGGCCGCGGATACCGAATGCGGTCGACAGCGTCGCCGACACGGTCGAACCCATCGTGCGCGGCACCATGTACGGACCGACCTTGCGCACCCCGCGGTTGCGCAGCAGGTCGCCGGTCTCGATCTGCCACTGCGGCGATCCGCCACCGGACCCGGCGATCAGCCCGGTGCGCACGTCGTGCACCATCTCGTCGCTGAGCCCGGCATCCGCAATCGCATCGCGCATCGCGACGTAGGCGAACCCGGCCGCGTCGCCCATGAAGCGCTTGACCTTGCGGTCGATCTCCTCGGTGAGATCGATCTGCGGCTCGCCGGCGACCTGGCTGCGCAGGCCCAGTTCGGCGTACTCGGGGATGAAGCGGATACCCGGGCTGCTGCTGCGCAACGCCGCGGTCACGCTGGCCTGGTCGTTGCCCAGGCAGGACACGATGCCCATGCCCGTCACCACCACGCGCCTGTTTGCCACACCGCCCATGCTCAGAACCCCTCCGTCGAGGTGAACAGCCCCACCCGCAGGTCCGAGGCCACGTAGATCTCGCGTCCGTCGACCAGGGTGCGGCCGTCGGCGATCACCAGTTCCAGCTTGCCGCGCATGACCCGGCGGATGTCCAGTTCATAGGTCACCAGCTTCGCATCGGGCAGCACCTGGCCGCTGAACTTCACCTGGCCCACGCCCAGCGCGCGACCGCGGCCGGGCGCGCCCAGCCACGGCAGGTAGAACCCGCACAGCTGCCACATCGCGTCCAGCCCAAGGCAGCCGGGCATGACCGGATCGCCCTCGAAGTGGCACGGGAAGAACCACAGGTCGGGGCGGATATCCAGCTCGGCGCGGACGAAGCCCTTGCCGTACTTGCCACCCTCGGTGCTGATCTCGGTGATGCGATCGAACATGAGCATCGGCGGCGCCGGCAGTCGCGCGTTGCCGGGGCCGAACATCTCGCCGCGGGCGCAGGACAGAAGCTGCTCGCGATCAAAGGAAGAAGGTCGATTCATGTAGTCACACAGCGCAGGGGAAACCTTGGATTCTGCCGGTTTGGCGAAAGAAATGTGTTGACTGCGGTCAATCCGCGGATACGTACGCAACCGTACTGTTTGATCGTACGCTGCCAGTCCGCGACGGCAAGCGTCCCGCCGACAAAAGCGGCTTGACCTGATCCCGGTCAAGACCGGTTCGAAAATACGCCAACAGCAGGGCGAAATTTGATCCTGATCAAATTCGCCGTCACGGTAGCTGCAACCCTTGTCCCAAATCCAGCGCGCGCCCGGACCAACCCTGCAAGGGTCCCGACGCCGCTACAGGCATCACCCATCAAACCACCACAGAGAGCCCCGGATGAAGCGCAAGAACGTCTACTTGATACCGCTGCTGGCGGCACTGGCACTGGCATTGCCCGCCTGTGACCGCTCCAGCCCGTCGTCCGACACGCCGGCGGCCGACGCCAGCCAGGACAGGATCGTCGGCTCCCGCAAGGGCGACTTCGGCCCGCCGCAGGGCGAGCCGGTCAACGCCATCCTGACCAGCCCGCCGATGGTGCCGCCGGCCACCGGGCGCACCGCGCCGGCCAAGGTGATCGTCGAGCTGGACGTGATCGAGAAGGTCATGCCGATCTCCGAAGGCGTGGACTACACCTTCTGGACCTTCGGCGGCACCGTGCCGGGCAGCTTCATCCGCGTGCGCCAGGGCGATACGGTCGAGTTCCACCTGCGCAACATGCCCGACAGCAAGATGCCCCACAACATCGACCTGCACGGCGTGACCGGTCCGGGCGGCGGCGCCGCATCCAGCTTCACCGCGCCCGGCCACCGCACCCAGTTCACCTTCAAGGCGCTCAACGCCGGCCTGTTCGTCTACCACTGCGCAACCGCGCCGGTTGGCATGCATATCGCCAACGGCATGTACGGCATGATCCTGGTCGAGCCACCGGAGGGCCTGCCCGAGGTCGACCGCGAGTACTACGTGATGCAGGGCGATTTCTACACCACCGGCAAGTACCGCGAGAAGGGCCTGCAGCCCTTCGACATGGAAAAGGCGATCGACGAGAACCCGACCTACGTCCTGTTCAACGGTTCGGAAGGCTCCACGACCGGTGACAACTCCCTGACCGCGAAGGTGGGCGAGACCGTGCGGATGTACGTCGGCAACGGCGGCCCCAACCTGGTGTCGAGCTTCCACGTCATCGGCGAGATCTTCGACAAGGTCTGGTACGAGGGCGGCACCAACTACCAGGAAAACGTGCAGACCACGCTGATCCCCGCGGGCGGCGCGGCGATGATGGAGTTCCACCTGGAAGTCCCCGGCAGCTACGTGCTGGTCGACCACAGCATCTTCCGCGCGTTCAACAAGGGCGCGCTGGCGATCCTCAAGGCCGACGGTCCGGAGAACAAGGCGATCTACTCGGGTCTGGAAGTCGACGAGATGTACCTCGGTGACCGCGCCGGCGACAGCCTGGGTGCGGTGGCGGTGGCGGCCAAGGCCCAGGCCAGTGGCGAGCTGACCGTCGAGGAGCAGATGGCGGCGGGCAAGGAACTGTTCATG
The genomic region above belongs to Lysobacter avium and contains:
- the fabA gene encoding 3-hydroxyacyl-[acyl-carrier-protein] dehydratase FabA produces the protein MNRPSSFDREQLLSCARGEMFGPGNARLPAPPMLMFDRITEISTEGGKYGKGFVRAELDIRPDLWFFPCHFEGDPVMPGCLGLDAMWQLCGFYLPWLGAPGRGRALGVGQVKFSGQVLPDAKLVTYELDIRRVMRGKLELVIADGRTLVDGREIYVASDLRVGLFTSTEGF
- the nirK gene encoding copper-containing nitrite reductase — encoded protein: MKRKNVYLIPLLAALALALPACDRSSPSSDTPAADASQDRIVGSRKGDFGPPQGEPVNAILTSPPMVPPATGRTAPAKVIVELDVIEKVMPISEGVDYTFWTFGGTVPGSFIRVRQGDTVEFHLRNMPDSKMPHNIDLHGVTGPGGGAASSFTAPGHRTQFTFKALNAGLFVYHCATAPVGMHIANGMYGMILVEPPEGLPEVDREYYVMQGDFYTTGKYREKGLQPFDMEKAIDENPTYVLFNGSEGSTTGDNSLTAKVGETVRMYVGNGGPNLVSSFHVIGEIFDKVWYEGGTNYQENVQTTLIPAGGAAMMEFHLEVPGSYVLVDHSIFRAFNKGALAILKADGPENKAIYSGLEVDEMYLGDRAGDSLGAVAVAAKAQASGELTVEEQMAAGKELFMGTCSTCHQGNGEGMAGVFPPIAASDYIKADPKSLPRVILHGLQGKVTVNGEDYDSIMPPMNQLTDDEVANISTYVLNSWNNPGGKISKEEVAEIRTQKPANASAGH